The sequence below is a genomic window from Saccopteryx leptura isolate mSacLep1 chromosome 3, mSacLep1_pri_phased_curated, whole genome shotgun sequence.
ACCCTGCTCACCCGTAAATCCACTCCCCCTATCAGCCCTCCCTAAGGCCGAGCTCTGGTCATGGCTTTTCCCTTCCTAAGGGGCAGGGCTGAAACTCCAAGTTGGGGGAGGGGCTCGGCCTCAAAAGCCCATCCTCACCTCCAGTTTGGCAAACTTCTCTGCTTTGTAGCAGGCATATTCAGCATTGATCAGTTTTGTCAGCAAAAATTCCTGGAACTCTGGCCCCTGGGAAACCCCGGAGTGGAGAGAAGAGAATGGGTCAGGTGAACACAGAGACCAGGGGCGGGGCCCTAGCGTGGCAGGGACCTAGCGTGGCAGGGACTGAGCTGCACCCTGCTGGAGCCCAGAAGGTGTCCTCTTCACTCCTGGGGCTCAGCTCCCCAGCCCAGGCACCTGTGAGGGCCCCCTCTGCCCTTCATGACTGCCCACCCCTCAGGAGAGCAAACCCACAGATGTAAGGGGTGGGACAGGGTTTCCTACCACCTCAGTCAGTGGCGGACTGAGGCCAAGGCTCTACATGTGGATTGAGAGGTGAGAGAGACGTGCCCCCtcggacatttaaaaataaataatgactaaTTGGCAAGAAGATAACAGAAATGAGGAAAGGCCACAGTCTGCTATGAAAAAGGTAAACAAATGATATAGATTGTTTTGTGACTTCCTAAATAAAGTTCAGTTTTTCTCAAGATGAACAGAAAAGTCAGGATGTAACTGCTCAGTCAGGAGAACCCAGCTGCTCTGACCACAGTAGGGCTTTAGGACTTAGTATGGCAGAATGTGTATCCCCCCAGTTCCCACCAGTTTAGTTCTACCCATGACTGGGGCTGGGGGCGGCCTCTCACCTTCCTGAACACAGCAGGGTCTGGGAGCGGGGGCCCAAAGAAGGGCACATCATCCCTGGCTGTGACAGAGACCTGGAAGAGAGGACAGCAGTCCCTGTGAATCTCCACCCCCGCCTCGGTCCCCTAATTCCACCTCCCTATCCTGCCCCACGCTGGGCACAGGGCCTGCCCCTTGGTGGCAGAGGTTCAGTGACTGCTGATTGAGTGACTGAACCCCAGGATTTCAGCCAGCCATCCTTGGCCCTGAACTTGAGTGATGGGAAGGGGTGTGGAATCTCGGGAGTCATGAGGGATAATCAAAGGGGAGGAGTCTAACCAGCCTCTGTGAGGGTGGAACTTTGGGGAGCAGAGAGGGCAGGATGGGAATCCCCCATCATTGGAGCAAGAGGGAGGTGTAGAGCCCTCAGGACAGTCCCCCTATCTacaggctcagagaggccccAGTGAGTAAGGCTGTGCTGTGTCAGGGTTGGCGAAGCCCTGGGAGGCTCTGAGATCACCCACCTTGTACAGGGGGCCATCGGGCCCGCCACCCTCGGCCTGTACCACCACATAGGCGTGCAGGAAGTTGGACGCAATCATGTCAGGGACAAAGGGCGTGTTCTCATCCTGGAAGACCACAGCGACGATGTCATTCCCGATGTGCCGCTTTCGCTGCAACTGAGCACAGAGCCACAGGCCTTCACCACCTGGCCAGAGGGCCACTGGGCGTGGGGGAGGCTGcctgcagggtgggggagggctctgggggaggcagagggctcCTCTAAGGATTCACGTCTCTACCAAAAAACCGTGATGAGAAATTTgtcttatattattttcattttcttagaatcctttgacagatgaggacactgaggccaaGAGAGAAGAAGTGATCTGCAAGGCCCTATAATAAGTTAGAGGAcgtgaacccaggactcctggtCCCCAGGCCCTACCTCTCAACCCTTCTCCTGTCTAAATACCCCAAACATGGCCCCTCCTGAACAAGTTCCATCCAGTATAAATTCATGTTgctaaaatgaacagaaaatcttattaaaagaaaataaaatgacagtaaaGGTAAGATGTAAATATATCCATTTTTCTCACATTACCGTTTTCTCtccctggggtggggaaggggtgggggggatggtAAGGCAAGCAGTCTGCAGGGAGCTTAGGACAAGGTGACAGATTTCCAAGCTCAGCGCCACAACACGCCCTGCTGGCCTTTGCAGAAGCCATTTTCTCCACCTGGgacaccccaccccccaattcTCCCAGCTTCTTTGCAGCCTAAAAGGCTCTTTATCTGGAAAGCTTGACTCCTACCTCTGCCAAGTCTAAGTTCCCCCACATGATCCCACAATGCCCTCCACTCCCTGTATAATTACTAACTCATATCTATTGAGCTCTTGCTATATTAGATACTCTTCTAGCCACTGTATGTGCATCGCTCATTTATGCTCACCTATGAGGTAGGTgccattattatccccatttcacagatatggaaactgaggctttcACAATTTTGTAACAGCTTGTCTCCCCTTCCCCAACTAGAGCCCATAAGTAGGGGGGACTGGATCACTTCCATCTGCCCAGGGCCCACTGAGCCTGATGTAGTGGACACTCAATGGACAGGTAGTGGGGGAAGGAGGACAAGAAGAAgcaggtgggtggatgggtgccCAGGCTACCTGCTGGGCGTCCCCTTCTGTGTAGGGCAGCTTGGTGGACACGTGAAACATGATCTCCTTGTTGCGGAAGTTGCAGTACACAGACTCGGTCCCCGTCTGCCCGTGGGTCACGTCCAGGCCTCCTCGGAACCTGCCCCAGGTCCCCCAGGCCACGGCTCAGTCTCCAGCCCCGGCCAGGCCTTTATGGGGCCAGGACGGGGACTCCCTCCCTGCCCAAGGGCATGGGTCAGATTGTACACTGCTTATCCCCTAATGCTTACCCCTTAAAATCCTGCAGTTTGACCTTCTGGCCAAGAAATTCGAGGAACTCCACGAAGGCAGGGCTTTCCTCATTGGTACTAAAGAGTTCTTCCTCGGAGGTCTGGGGACACACAgagggcagaggtcatggagttAGGGCTCCTGAgctgcccttccccacaccccagaGATGCCTGGAAGGAGGACCCCTGGCAGCCCTGGGAAACTGAGTCCCTGAGGAGGTACACTCCCTGGCAAAGGTCTGAGGTCCCAGGTATATGGCCAGGTAGgtgggggagcagggaggagtAGGTGAGCACACCTGTCCAAGCTTCTGATAAATGACTCCAAACTTGAAGTTATTGCTGATAACATGTTCATCAAAGGTGACGATGAGCCGCGAAGCCTGGGGGGAGAGGGCAATGGCTGAAACAGACTGCTTCTTCAAGTTGCTGTTTGCTGCTCTtacatgccaagcactgtgcctggcatgcCTTgtgcatcatctcatttaatcctcaggacagccctggctggttggctcagcagtagagcattggcccggtgtatggaaatcctgggttcgattcccagccagggcacacaggagaagtgctcatctgcttctccaccctttcccctctccttcctctctgtctctctcttcccctcccacagccaaggctccattggagcaaagttggccctgggtgctgaggatggctccatggcctccgctcaGGCGCAAgcatggctctggccgcaatggagcaacgctccagatagGCCGAGCATCACttcctggtgggtatgccgggtggatcccggtcaggcgcatgagggggtctgtctgactgcctccccacttctaacttcggaaaaatacaaaaaaagaaaaatcctcaggACAGGCCCATGAGGGAGACATTCCTgcttttcccattttacagataaaaaccaAGGTTCAGAGCTTCAGTAACTTGTCTAAGGTCAATAGCTTGCAAGGCAGAGTGGGGACTTGAATTCAGGTGTGTTGGATTCCAACCTCAAGCTCATTGCTCCTGAGTTTTGCCTTTGagcccccacccacaccccatTCTACAATATCCAGCTCCCTCCTTGGCTCCTCTGTAAACCCACCTCATTATTCCAGAACAGGCAAGTCCCACTGACATGCAGTGGACCTTGAGGCTAGATCCTGTCCTCACCTTGGGCCGCAGTTCCCTCTTCTGTAACTGAGAGATGGAATCTAATCTCTGAGGCCCCTTCCCTCAAGAACCTTCCCTGACCCACAGCACCTCTCAAGGACTACACCTTGCTCTAGAATTCAGTCAGAGCAACAAGGACTTACATGTCTTTCAAGGCCTACTTCTTTCAGGAAGCCCCCCAGCCTCTTGAAGACAGAGTCACTACCCTTTCCTCACATTGTCACAGCACCTGGAGATGCAGCTGCTGTCTGTGGGCACCGTTTATGAAGGTGTTTGTGTTATTCTCTCCCACCAGGTCCCCTCTGGGGTCAGAGAGAAAGGCCAGTGAGTCCCCTGGCTCAGGAGCACAGGTCGCCCTTGGGAGGGTTGCCAAATTACAGCGAGAGTTTGCAGAGGTAAGGCATGCCTCCAAGGCCAACAACACTGGGTGTAAATGCAGCCCTTTGTTATCTGCTGGGCATCCCTGGGTAAAATATAGAACCTTTCTGGGCCTCTGGTTCCTTTTCTGCAAACTGTGGACTTGGCAGGCTTATTATAGAGATTAAATGAGAAACTGAGGAAAATATTCTGCACACAGCAGGTGCCCATCAATGCTCAGTCCCCCAGTCACCCACCCACTTTCAGAAACCAGGGCCCAGACCCAGCTGTACCTTGGGGTAGAGCACAGGATAGAACCGGTCCACGTTCACATCTTCACAcaccagctgcaggaggagatAAGGGGCCGCCTAaaggtggggctgggaggggggaggggcctcTGGATCTCCCAGGCCAAGGTCCAGggggcacagtggagaaaggagaggggacaaACAAGGCAGAAGCAGGACTGAGGGCTCACTGTTGCTCAGAATGGGGTAAAGAGGACTGGGGTCTCATTTCCAAAAGTGCTCCAAAACAGTGCCAAGACGCACAGGCAGGGGACAGGGTCTCCCGCACAGGAGCATCATGGGAACACGTGAGAGGCAGGGACTCCAAGATAGTGCTGCAGGATGCAGGGCTAGGACCTAGCTAAGGAGGAGGGTGTGCTAAGGCCAAGCCGTAGCCCCCAAGCTGTGTGCCCACCTACGGTATCCAAAGAGAGCCCAGCATGAAGGAGCAGAGGCCTCACCTTTGCCATCTGGACCACATTGGGGAACTCGGTGAGGCAGGAGATTGGGATGACATCATGGTATGTCCGGcatttggtcctgggagaagaAAGCCCACGATCAGGGGCTTTCTAGGGGCTAGGGTGCGGGAAAGGGAGGCGGGAGCCCCTCCACACAAAGTAAGACTCCAGCAAGGACCACCGGTGATGATGGGAGCCAGGCCTGGCTCAGCACTAACATGCTGTGCAACCTCAGGCAAACCCCTGGCCCTCTCTGGGTCTCGATTAGAAGACTAGGTAAAATGAGATGGGTTTTCAGATTATAAGACCTCAGCCCTCCCTACTGTCAAAGGGCCCCTCACCCGCCCCTCACCTGAGCAACAGCCGCAGGTGCTCCTGGTCCCCGATGACATCATACTTGAGTGAGAAGACAAGGTGGCCCAGGGCAGTGTCCAGTGAGTAGTAATTGAAATGCTCCTGTGGTGGGAGGTGAGGCCAGGGGAGCGGGTGAGGCTGAGCTCGGGGTTTCTGGAAACCAGACTAGAAAGCCAACTCACTCCTAGATGGGGGTTCTTCACCAAGCTGCAGATGTCACCGCTAATAGACTGCACCAGAGAGACCTGCCTTCAAATCCCATTCCGCCACCTGCCTGCTGAGTAGCCTGTAGTCACCtcacccctctgtgcctcagcttcctaGTCTATAAAATAGGAGGGAGGCCACCTACCTGTGGGCTGGTGGCAGGGACTGAGAtcaagtgcctggcacagagtaggtggtCAGTGAATGTTTATAGAAACCTTGGCTCTCTGGGTTCTCACCAAAGTCAGGACCACATTTGCATCTCCATGTGTATCCCAGCCCTGTCCTTTTCTGGGCTGAGCACACAGTAGGggcttaataaaaaaagatgttgacTGATGGATTGCTCAACCTTTGGTCCCTGAAGCCAGGGCCTGTGAGAAACAGGAAGTGAAACATCTAGTGAACTCATTGGGTGGCTGACCTGGCAGGTTCTCACCCTCCTGCCTCACCGGCAGAAACAGCAGCAGGTtgggaagaaatagaagaaataccCAGAGGGCACAAGGGAAAGCTGCTGCAGGGCTGGTATCCCCGACaggagcccagggctggcacCTCCAGGTGGGGAAGTACCAAAGCCATGGGCCAGGAGCACCAAGCGATCACACACCAGCCTGGCTTTGGGCTCCCTCCTGCCAGCCTCGGCTCTGGAAGTGGGGCTGCCTCCCCAGCCACACCTACCCCAGGAGTCATCCGGGAAGTGAGTCCTGTTTAAACATGAACACCTGTgctcagagggaaggagaagaaagtgtCAGGGGCCCAGGGATGCGCCCCACAAATCCACAGCTCAGGGAGAGTCTGGGtgcacctggggcagagtcccCCTCAGCCCTGCCTGGGCACAGAGTGGTGGAAACCCCCAAATGCTCGGCACCATCTGCAGAGCAGGAGATGCAGGCACTTGGCAAGGAGGGCTGCCCAGGTCCTCAAGCTGGGGGGTTTCCCTACACCTCCTGACTAAGCCCAGAGGATCCTACCCCTGGGATCCCCTCCTCTCTGTGTTTCTATCCTGACTCTGGTCATCATGCCTCTCTGACCTCCCAACCTGCACCTCCTCAGATCCTTCTCTGCTCAAGGCATTTGTTCTATCACTTGTCACTCCTTAGCAGACTTTTCCGAGTGCCAGTTGTGTGCTAGGCTCACCCAGCCCCCATATGCCACCACCCGCAGCCCCAGCCAAGAGCCTCTGGACAGTGGGTAGCAGGACGCAGGTCTCTCCGCCCGCATGCTCAGCCTGGAGGTGGGGCCCTAAGCCTGACCCGGGGCTGCGAGTTTAGTCTGTTCCAGTGGGTTCCACCCctttccccccaaccccagcacTAACAGCCCCAGGGCCAGGCCTTCAGCTCagactgaggtcacacagctcccAACTCCCCAAGGAATCACACCTCCTCCCAACACATACATGTGTACATGTGCAAGCACACGCCTGGCAACATGACCCCTCCCgtaatatgtcttttaaaaatatatttgacatataactgtataaatttaaggtatacaacatgcTACTTTGACATATTCATATACTGTAACATGATTGCTGTTGCAGTGACATTTGCCACATTACATAATTATAGTACAATATTGTCCATTCCCATAGCGTGTCTTAGTAGAAGGTCAGCCGGAGCGAGGTCCAGTTCTCAGCTCAGTAATTCTGTGACCTTGACCAAGTTGCTTTacctctctgaacctgtttcctcttctgaaaaaCTAGGACCCTGATCTCACAGAATCATTAAGatataataataacagctaacatttattaagtacgtgctatgtgccaggcatggttTTCTACGCCCTAATATACTTGTATTACCtcatttttatagatgagaaaacaggatcaGGAAGGTTAAAAAACTTGCTCACGGTCATACCATTAACAAATGGTAGAGCCAAGATTGCCACCTAGGCCTCGAGACCCTAGGTCCCACACTACAATCTGTCACCTCAGAGTAAACTGATGTAGAGACAGCACCAGGGGAGGAACCTGGCACACACACGGTCCAGTGTGAGACCTCCCCTCCAGCTCCCACAACCTTGCCCAGGAACTCTTGTGTGGAATACCGCTGGGTGACACTCTAACAATTTGTGACCAGGCAGGGTCCCTGCTCTGGAGCTGGTGATGGGGTGGGGGTAACATCAATCCAGGTCACACATGACACTTCTGTGTCTTCCATGCCCCACCTCGGTCCACCTGAGGGAAGGGCCTGGATGTGCTTTGTTTGCTGCTACACACCTGGTGCCGTGCACAGGGCCAGGCACACAGCTGCTGTTCATTACTTGCTAACCCCAAGTGAGCCTTACTCCGTGCTACATGCCATTCAAAACCTTTTACAAGCATCCTGTCATTAGAGCCGTGTGGCAGCCTTATGAGATGGGTATCATCACTAGCTCCATTTTTACAGGCACAGGGAGGATAGTTACTTGCCCACGTCCCAtgcagtaagtggcagagccaggaggaAGAGCCTGGTAGTGTCTCTGCCATTGAACGCTACACCATGAGAATGCtttttgcaataaatatttgttgaatgaatgagtgaatctaCCATGCATGCTTCCTGAGACTTGGGGCTCTGGGACTGTCACCCAGCCCTAGCCCAAGGGCCCTCTCCCTCCCAGACCCAGCCCTTCAATGCCAGCAGGCCGCCCACCTTGCCAAGGAAGTGCTTCCGGTAGATGCGGGCCGTGGGGTCGCACTCCAGCTTCACCTTGGTGGTGGGCGACTGCAGCGGCTCCGTCTCCGGGGTGCTGCTGATCTCGTGGTTGGTGCCTTCAATCCAGTAGCCCCCAAACTGGGGCAGCAGGATGAGGGGGAAGGGCCCTTCTCGCCCCAGGACCTGAAGGGGAACTCAGCTGAGAGCCACCCACACTCCACCCCACTGGGGGCCCCCAGGCGACAGCTCCCCAGCTCAGATCTAAGGGGTACAGGGACAACCCAGAGCCTCTGTGGGTCCCAGAGCACATGGAGCCCCACATCCCATTCTcagaggatgggggtgggggcaggtagaGGCCTTGGGTTCAAACGGCCTCTGAGCCTTTGGCCTATAAACTGAGCCTCCAGCCCCCACTGCGGTTAGGCCCCTGACAGGGAGGAGGGTCAGGCACCCTGACTCTCTGTGTGAATGCCTCCCAAGCCTGGAGTGAGGATGGGGTCAGGGCCGTCCAGCTGGTTACCTCGTGGACACTTGGGTAGGGAATGTAGTCCTCTTCAGTCTGCAAAACACAAGGAGGGCCGAGACTCAGCTGGGATGGGTCCGCAGCCTTTGCTTCCAGCGTCCCTACAATGCTCCTCTGCTTGGCCAGCCACCAGGCTGGGCGTATGGATGGCCTATGCCCTGatctctccacctccccatcTCACAGGAGGGGCAGGGCTTGCTTTGGGGTGACCCCacgaggctgaagctgaagccgGCTTAGCTCACTGAGTGCTGGAGGCCTCTTCTGGGCCTCGTCCCGCCTGGGGAGGCGGCCCAGTGCCTCCCCGGAAGGAAGGAACatccagagcagtggttctcagtgcATCAGAATGGCCTAGGGGCTCATTAAATACAGACGGCCTCATGccaccccagagtttctgatgcCCTGGGTGGTGCTGATGGGGCTAAGCTGAGGACCCCACTTTGAAAACTCCTGTCTTAGACAAAGCATCAGGCTTATGCCCATGAACTCCTTTTAATTCTCACCCCTGCAGCCGTGGGCCCACTACCCCAGGCCTGCCCAGGAAAATCCAAGAGCCTCCTCACTCTCCTTCAGTCCCAGGCTTCCTGTCAGTCTCATCATGGGAAGGGGGGGGGCAACCATGTCacgcctcccccaaccccctcagcTTTCCAGGGAGCAGGAGAGCATAAGCCTCCcgggtcctgggtttgagtctccCTACAGCCTTCCATCATAACTGGAGAACAGTTGACACAGGCTGTCTTGTGTGGTGCGGGGCTTCGACCCTGAGCTGGGAAGCCAGGAGAGGCAGGGTGGGTTTGACTGGTGAAgacggggtggggaggagctgcaatgaagaccTCAGACCTAAAGCAAGGAAGCTGTCCTCCACATCTCAGAATTCCTAGAGGGCCAAGCTGGGCACCCCAGCACCTAGCCCACAGAAGGACTAACTCATGAAAGGGGGTGGGTTCTCTTGGGCTAGCTGCGTGGGTGGCAGCACttcccaggccccacccccacccaagggAGGGAGTCTGCCCCCCTCTTCTGTCCCTGTCCAGGTCCCCACACCCTTTCGAGAGGCTGCTCAGGAAATGCACGGAAGGATGGGGCCTTCGTGGTTCAGACCTACTTTGAGGGGTGGTGGGAAGGAGCATCGTTGTTCATCCATCCTGCTTCCCTGCAAAGAGAGGGCAACAACACTCCTGTTACACCCCTCCCTCTGGTTATACCCCTCCCATGCTTGCTGCGGGCCACCTCCCTGGGGCTCCCAGTCCGTGTCCAGTGTAGAAGGGAAAAGCCCACCAATGTGGGATGCTCCCAAGGCAGGGCGCTGGGCTACTCAGGCCTCTCTGCAGggctggcctcctcctgctggtaacctgggctgtgggaggccggcggcagcagggaggggctgggggctttGTACGGGAATGTCTGCcgctgggagtgggggtgggggtggtgtgcACGTGCCTGCGTGTGCgtgcagggaggtggggagggaggctaTTGCATCTACACAGATACGTGTTGTTGAGAGAGacctggagagggagagggagagggagaggggggagggagaggggagagggaaagagagaagagaaggggagtgATGGAACTGAAAGACTAagtaagagaggcagagaaacaggaaggggcaggagagagggTTAGAGGATGAACTGACATCAGGGAAAACTCCAGCGGTTTTTCCAAGtcaccccagccccctgcccacctcccaaCACACACTCATTTGAAAAACAGACAAGGGCCTGGAAGCCCAGGGCTGGGGAGTGGAGGGCAGGCAggagtcagaggggaaggggctgcCTGGTCATCAACACCTCCCTCGACCTGAAGCACACCTTCTATGTAGTGGCCCTGGCATCTGTTCCTCCTGCCATTTTATATGGGGTCCTGCAGAGTCTGTGTCGCCTCTCGGGGGATGGAGGATGCTATGTGTATGTGGGGTGGGTTGAAGTGGGGACCCCAGCCGTGCTGGGGACCTACACAGGGATGGCAGATGGGGAGATGAAGTGGGGCCTGGACCCCGGGGTCAGATAGGGAGTTGGGCGCTATCAGTCCTCACCCTCTACTCTGGACAGAGTGCTCGGGACAACACACTGCCCAGGGTTCCTGGGCTGTCTCAGAGAGATGTAGTGCTGGAGATATAGcaaaggccccccacccccagcccagccccatctCTGGCTCCCAGGAGTGGGCAACGGATCCAACCTCACCTGCATCTTTTCAATCATCTCAAACAGATCTGTGTTCTGCAACAGAGATGGGGGAACAAACAGGTCGGCCCTCAGGGTGGTCCAGCTGATCCTGCTGGGCCCCCAAGGCGTCTGCACCCAATCCATCTGCCCAGGTCTCCTTAGCCCTGACCAGCCACCTTGGACCTATCAGCCCAGAGCCCGTGGGGCAGCCCATTCCACTCAGTCTCTTTCTCCAAAGGAGGAGGCTGGTGTCTCAGGGATGTCCCCACGTCACTACAAAGTTGGCAGTGCCAGGATCAGCCCATGTACCCCTCAGAAGAGCCCCCATCCCAGCCCCAAAGAGGAACTCAGCTGGAAACCTCAGGAGGGTCTGTggttccacccttccccccacaaGCGGTGTGGGCTGGGAGCCTTTGGGGGAGAAGATGCTGGGATAGCCTGTTGGGCCAACACACATGTGTGAGTCCATacgcacccccccccacccctcacagACAGCCTCTCCTGAGGCTAGCCAGGGCACACGCAGGGTTAATCGGGCATCTGCCAGCTGCCTTGGCAGCTTCAGCCTCTCCAGAGCCAACTCCCTGAGAGCCTTCCTGGAAGGCGGCATCCTTGAGgctggtggggctgggggctggaccTGGGAAGCCCCCAGAGTCTCCAAGaccgtgcccctcccccagtccctCCAGGCTCCTGCTGCCCTGTGAGCGCACCACCTGAGCTCACACACATGTGCTATGCGGTTATGCACCAGGAAATtcatactctttctctctctcttgctcaaac
It includes:
- the RAP1GAP gene encoding rap1 GTPase-activating protein 1 isoform X2 is translated as MAQLRSLASPGRPRRGSLPAGAGWQNTDLFEMIEKMQGSRMDEQRCSFPPPLKTEEDYIPYPSVHEVLGREGPFPLILLPQFGGYWIEGTNHEISSTPETEPLQSPTTKVKLECDPTARIYRKHFLGKEHFNYYSLDTALGHLVFSLKYDVIGDQEHLRLLLRTKCRTYHDVIPISCLTEFPNVVQMAKLVCEDVNVDRFYPVLYPKASRLIVTFDEHVISNNFKFGVIYQKLGQTSEEELFSTNEESPAFVEFLEFLGQKVKLQDFKGFRGGLDVTHGQTGTESVYCNFRNKEIMFHVSTKLPYTEGDAQQLQRKRHIGNDIVAVVFQDENTPFVPDMIASNFLHAYVVVQAEGGGPDGPLYKVSVTARDDVPFFGPPLPDPAVFRKGPEFQEFLLTKLINAEYACYKAEKFAKLEERTRAALLETLYEELHIHSQSMMGLGGDEDKMENGSGGGGFFESFKRVIRSRSQSMDAMGLSNKKPNTVSTSHSGSFAPNNPDLAKAAGISLLIPGKSASRFGRRGSAIGIGTVEESLIVPGKSPTRKKSGPFGSRRSSAIGIENIQEVQEKRESPPAGQKTPDSGHVSQEPKSENSSTQSSPEMPTTKNRAETAAQRAEVLKDSSRSSSSASSFASVVEETEGVDGDDTGLESVSSSGTPHKRDSFIYSTWLEDSVSTTSGGSSPGPSRSPHPDASKSGEPACPEIKIQLEAAEQHTPQLMRPEKHKVKMLCQIQANGTSAPKAATSLWAAPCLPNPPLGPPSGLSLRGRAIHTWE